In Devosia sp. XK-2, one DNA window encodes the following:
- a CDS encoding flagellar basal body-associated FliL family protein: MTAEAEAENEAPAKKGIPKLFIIIGAAVVVLLLAGGGLFFFMSSGTGEADSGGGEHAEAVAAEVHDTFIFNLPPMMVNLSSEGGNNSFMKLTVALEVADEEMMAEIQPRLAKVIDAFQVYMRELRKSDLEGSAGIYRLKEELLRRVNLAIYPAHVESVLFKEILVQ; encoded by the coding sequence ATGACTGCCGAAGCGGAAGCCGAAAACGAAGCGCCTGCCAAGAAAGGCATTCCCAAGCTTTTCATCATCATTGGCGCGGCTGTCGTGGTCTTGCTGCTGGCCGGTGGCGGGCTGTTCTTCTTCATGTCCTCCGGTACTGGAGAGGCGGATTCCGGCGGTGGCGAGCATGCTGAGGCGGTGGCCGCGGAGGTGCATGACACCTTCATTTTCAACCTGCCTCCCATGATGGTAAATCTCAGCTCGGAAGGCGGGAACAATTCCTTCATGAAGCTGACTGTTGCGCTCGAGGTGGCGGACGAAGAGATGATGGCCGAAATACAGCCTCGCCTGGCCAAGGTCATCGACGCTTTCCAGGTCTATATGCGCGAATTGCGTAAGAGCGACCTCGAGGGTTCGGCGGGCATTTATCGCCTCAAGGAAGAGCTGCTGCGCCGGGTAAACCTGGCCATTTATCCGGCGCATGTGGAGAGCGTGCTCTTCAAGGAAATTCTGGTGCAGTAA
- the fliM gene encoding flagellar motor switch protein FliM has translation MAGPSDQDKLSDDWGLDDLGDAGETPAAPVDESDLSEEERAAAAAAEWAAMLEGGDGDGEGGADRVLNQDEIDSLLGFDASAGSNVELTGVQALINSALVSYERLPMLEIVFDRLVRLATTSLRNFTSDNVEVTMDSISSVRFGDYLNSIPLPAILSVIKAEEWENYGLLTVDSNLIYSMIDVLLGGRRVGGNIRVEGRPYTTIEMALARRMIEVILDDTHRAFEPVTQINFKLERMETNPRFAAISRPGNAAILIELRIEMDDRGGKIEILLPYATIEPIREQLLQMFMGEKFGRDPIWEGHLATEIYQADVEIEAVLHEQQLPLSRLLDLKAGQTLMFERGPSDPVRLRCGDVELTEAIMGHIGNHVSVRVTSPLNPPKVTMEAFEAIDETMEGR, from the coding sequence ATGGCTGGACCTTCTGACCAGGACAAACTGAGCGACGACTGGGGGCTCGACGATCTCGGTGATGCCGGTGAGACGCCGGCGGCGCCTGTAGACGAGAGTGATCTGTCCGAAGAGGAGCGCGCTGCGGCCGCGGCCGCCGAATGGGCCGCGATGCTCGAAGGTGGCGATGGCGATGGCGAGGGCGGCGCTGACCGGGTTCTTAATCAGGACGAAATCGACAGCTTGCTCGGTTTCGACGCCAGCGCGGGCAGCAATGTCGAGCTGACCGGTGTGCAGGCGCTGATCAATTCGGCGCTGGTCAGTTATGAACGCCTGCCGATGCTGGAAATCGTCTTCGACCGACTGGTGCGGCTGGCGACGACTTCGTTGCGTAATTTCACCTCGGACAATGTCGAGGTGACGATGGATTCGATTTCCTCGGTCCGGTTCGGCGACTATCTCAATTCCATTCCACTGCCCGCCATTCTTTCGGTCATCAAGGCTGAGGAATGGGAGAATTATGGTCTCCTCACAGTCGATTCCAACCTCATCTATTCGATGATCGACGTGCTCCTGGGCGGTCGGCGCGTCGGCGGCAATATCCGGGTGGAGGGGCGGCCCTATACCACGATCGAGATGGCGCTGGCGCGGCGGATGATCGAGGTCATTCTCGATGATACCCATCGCGCCTTCGAGCCGGTGACGCAGATCAATTTCAAGCTTGAGCGCATGGAAACCAATCCGCGCTTTGCCGCCATTTCGCGGCCGGGCAATGCCGCTATCCTGATCGAACTCAGGATCGAGATGGACGATCGTGGCGGCAAGATCGAGATTCTTTTGCCCTACGCCACCATCGAGCCGATCCGCGAACAGCTCCTGCAGATGTTCATGGGCGAAAAATTCGGCCGCGACCCGATCTGGGAAGGGCATCTGGCGACAGAAATCTATCAGGCCGATGTCGAGATCGAGGCCGTATTGCATGAGCAGCAATTGCCGCTTTCGCGCCTGCTCGATCTCAAGGCCGGCCAAACGCTCATGTTCGAGCGCGGACCGAGCGATCCGGTGCGGCTGCGCTGCGGCGATGTCGAACTAACCGAGGCCATTATGGGTCATATCGGCAATCATGTTTCCGTGCGGGTCACCAGCCCGCTCAACCCGCCCAAGGTCACCATGGAGGCCTTTGAGGCAATCGACGAGACGATGGAAGGACGATGA
- a CDS encoding DUF6468 domain-containing protein, with the protein MGLPLGIIVEGAVAVLMALTIGYCVLLNQRLKRLHQDKDAMRQMVADLVSATNLANQAIKELKSTAVEADLSLSARLEEAERFGVELANHVTAGTVLMERIAKITSVARHSQAIEPVEAPNKVQTALQQLSERVRSRGAAA; encoded by the coding sequence TTGGGGCTGCCACTTGGAATTATCGTGGAAGGTGCCGTGGCCGTTCTGATGGCCCTGACCATTGGCTATTGCGTCCTGCTCAATCAGCGCCTCAAGCGCCTGCATCAGGACAAGGACGCCATGCGCCAGATGGTGGCCGACCTTGTCAGCGCCACCAATCTGGCCAATCAGGCGATCAAGGAGCTGAAGTCGACGGCAGTGGAGGCCGATCTCTCGCTCAGCGCGCGGCTGGAAGAAGCCGAACGTTTCGGCGTTGAATTGGCCAATCACGTAACCGCCGGCACCGTGCTGATGGAGCGGATTGCCAAGATCACCAGCGTTGCCCGCCATAGCCAGGCCATCGAGCCGGTGGAGGCCCCCAACAAGGTGCAGACCGCGTTGCAGCAATTGTCCGAGCGGGTTCGTAGCCGCGGGGCCGCTGCGTGA